The following are encoded in a window of Lonchura striata isolate bLonStr1 chromosome 33, bLonStr1.mat, whole genome shotgun sequence genomic DNA:
- the PLEKHO1 gene encoding pleckstrin homology domain-containing family O member 1 produces MKKNNSAKRGNQDGNQQPVQPEKVGWVRKFCGKGIFREIWKNRYVVLKGDQLYISEKEVKDEKNIQEMFDLSDYEKCEELRKSKSRSKKNHSKFTLAHSRQPGNTAPNLIFLAVTPEEKESWINALNSAITRAKNRILDEVTVEEDSFLAHPTRDRAKIQHSRRPPTRGHLMAVASTSTSDGMLTLDLIQEEDASPEDHGTCEESFRVDLDKSVAHLTAGRRRSDSENTKSSEKGRTGSLPRQEVTSWDRARQRNDSFDKGTMYTPQVPKKLSYSEKNKCASMEEILSRRDSSTHRAVLRKGLEAQFASAEPEQLSRIQELVALKLEKTQELLTEVKGYGEGKRKTKDSNTSTTITTTSSSSSSSKSDSERILQESERLLGEASSTWSQAKRVLQEIKELRDLYKQFELQQSDSKPKQSSQSQFRKSMM; encoded by the exons atgaaaaaaaataattctgcgAAAAGG GGGAACCAGGATGGAAACCAGCAACCTGTGCAGCCGGAGAAGGTCGGCTGGGTGCGGAAATTTTGCGGGAAAGGCATTTTTAGGGAAATCTGGAAAAACCGTTATGTGGTTCTGAAGGGAGATCAGCTTTACATCTCGGAGAAGGAG gtaaaagatgaaaaaaacatACAGGAAATGTTTGACCTGAGTGACTATGAGAAATGTGAAGAGCTCAGGAAGTCCAAAAGTAGAAGCAAAAAGAACCACAGTAAATTTACCCTTGCCCACTCCAGGCAGCCTGGAAACACG GCACCAAATCTGATCTTCCTGGCTGTGACTCCAGAAGAGAAGGAGTCCTGGATTAACGCCCTCAACTCTGCAATCACACGTGCTAAAAACCGGATCTTGGACGAG GTCACTGTGGAAGAGGACAGTTTCCTTGCCCACCCAACACGTgacagagccaagatccagCACTCCCGGCGCCCTCCCACGCGGGGTCACCTCATGGCTGTG gCATCTACCTCAACCTCTGATGGAATGCTGACCCTCGACCTGATCCAGGAGGAAGACGCCTCTCCGGAGGATCACGGCACCTGCGAGGAGAGTTTCCGGGTGGATCTGGACAAGTCCGTGGCACACCTCACAGCGGGGCGGCGCCGCTCGGACTCGGAGAACACCAAGTCATCGGAGAAAGGGCGGACAGGGAGCCTCCCCCGACAGGAGGTGACCTCgtgggacagagccaggcagcgCAATGACTCCTTTGACAAAGGGACCATGTACACACCTCAGGTCCCCAAAAAGCTCTCATACTCAGAAAAGAATAAATGTGCCTCCATGGAAGAAATCCTGTCCCGACGGGACTCTTCCACGCATCGGGCGGTGCTGAGGAAGGGGCTGGAGGCTCAGTTTGCCTCGGCAGAGCCGGAGCAGCTGTCCCGGATACAGGAACTGGTTGCACTGAAACTGGAAAAAACTCAGGAACTGCTGACAGAGGTGAAGGGCTACGGGGAAGGCAAGAGAAAGACCAAGGACTCCAACACCAGCACCACCATTACCACCACCTCTTCTTCCTCATCATCTTCCAAGTCGGACTCTGAAAGGATCCTGCAGGAATCTGAGAGGCTGCTAGGGGAGGCTTCCTCCACCTGGAGCCAAGCCAAGAGGGTGCTGCAGGAGATCAAAGAGCTGAGGGACCTGTACAAACAGTTTGAGCTGCAGCAGTCAGACTCGAAGCCCAAACAGAGCTCACAGTCGCAGTTTAGGAAGAGCATGATGTGA